The sequence TCAGAGAAGTGAGATAACTTTAAAACATGGGGACTATATTGATAGAATATGACATATAAGTATTTGTCTTTTATTTGTTGGAGCCATTCCTTATCACTTTATCTTCTTTGTGTTGCTCTCCTCTCATGACTGTTGCTGTGGCTCTCAAAATTtccataaaataaatttcaaatgaAGCTATAAAAAGTacttaaaaattgtttaaaaaaacgcatgttttatgttttctaagtATCTTTTACTagttaataatgataaattccaaatttaaaaaaataattgtatttattaaaatattattggtaATTATTAGAAACTGGTAAAcacagaaaataatatttttatcatcaaaaactaatattttcgAATTGGTTTGACAATTGAAGAAGCCCACAAAAGGCCCCACGGAATATGGTTTAGACCGGTTTAATTCGGTTCAAATACGGTTTAAGCTTGGGTTTAGTTGACAAAACAAAAGAGCAACATAACCAGTTGCAACACACATATTTACAGCTTTACAGAAGTTTGTTCTGAGCATGTTACACTTACAAAGAGAATGCTCTCAGTTTCCATCAGTGGAAGGTTGTTTCAGGCTACCACCAAGTAAAGACATCATCATCCCACCACCATGAACTCTCTCCTCCGGAATCATAAAGTCAAACATGTTTGTTTCTCCTTCATGTGAACCACTTAGAGATCTCATTGATGAAGGCACAAGAACCTGCATAGGTATCATCATCTTCTGCCTTTTCTCCAACTGTATAGCGCTAACTTCAGACTGAGAATGATCAGAACTAGAACCAACAACAAGACCACTGAACAGCCCCGGTCCAATCAAACCACTCTTGCTTCCACCATCTTCTCTTTTCTCCTTAACACTATTATGCTTAGCACACAAACCACTCTTCCCTCTAGCAAACTTCTCACACTCCCCACCTCCCCAACAACACCTCTTCCCACCACCATGAGCTTTGCACAACTCACCACTCCCTTGAGCACTCTTCCCACACTCACCAACCCTACACCGTTTCCCACCACCGTGCTTAACACAACAATCAGTGCGACCACGAGCACTCTTAGTACACCCTGACACAACACATCTCTTCCCACCACCATGAGCAACACAGAAGTTAGTCCCACCATGCACACTTTTGGAGCAAATCCCACCTCCTTCAGATTGACAACGCTTCCCACCACCGTGCGCCTTACACAGAGGAGTACTCCCTTCTGCTCCTTTACCACACCCTGAGAATATACAGCGTTTCCCACCTCCATGTGCTTTGCAGTAGTTAGTAATCCCTTGAGCTCCTTTACCACACCCTGAAGAAAACTGACAGCGTTTCCCATCACCGTGAGATATACAAAGACCAGCTTGTCCTTCAGCACTTCGCGCACAGTTTTCTACAACACATCTCTTGCCACCACCGTGTTTGATGCAGAGACCTGATTTGCCACGTGCTGCTTTGTCACACCCCTTGATGAACCCGCAGCGTCTTCCACCACCGTGAGATATGCAGTAATCTGTTTTTCTTTCGGCGCTCTTCGTGCATCCCAAGTGTTCACATCTCTTCCCTCCACCGTGTGTTTTGCAGAAAGTGGTTTTACTACTCTCTGTGCCTTTGTTGCAGCCTGGCTTTTGGcatctctctcctcctcctccatggCTGATGCAGAGCCCTGAAGATCCTCTAGCTCCCTTCATACATCCCAAGAAATTGCACTTCTTGGGGTTGTAACTCCTCTGTTGTACAGAGAAGGATGACTCTAGACTCACTCGTGAATGATCCAACAGAAGTGATGGCATGTAACCACCTGATCTCTTTGCAGAAGAGGAACCTTCATCAACAGGAGGAACCACACATTGTCTGCTAGTATATGTAGACGATGA is a genomic window of Brassica napus cultivar Da-Ae chromosome A2, Da-Ae, whole genome shotgun sequence containing:
- the LOC106385332 gene encoding probable WRKY transcription factor 19 is translated as MLIISCHVLSGSFWELSIYYTLFINMSDNSLTLNSLGDSQSHFCSDVSNCTDDSCRLVLGLGPTSASYCYGTQELASRGGSLLQLGLPDTLSGLDPSSSTYTSRQCVVPPVDEGSSSAKRSGGYMPSLLLDHSRVSLESSFSVQQRSYNPKKCNFLGCMKGARGSSGLCISHGGGGERCQKPGCNKGTESSKTTFCKTHGGGKRCEHLGCTKSAERKTDYCISHGGGRRCGFIKGCDKAARGKSGLCIKHGGGKRCVVENCARSAEGQAGLCISHGDGKRCQFSSGCGKGAQGITNYCKAHGGGKRCIFSGCGKGAEGSTPLCKAHGGGKRCQSEGGGICSKSVHGGTNFCVAHGGGKRCVVSGCTKSARGRTDCCVKHGGGKRCRVGECGKSAQGSGELCKAHGGGKRCCWGGGECEKFARGKSGLCAKHNSVKEKREDGGSKSGLIGPGLFSGLVVGSSSDHSQSEVSAIQLEKRQKMMIPMQVLVPSSMRSLSGSHEGETNMFDFMIPEERVHGGGMMMSLLGGSLKQPSTDGN